The sequence GCAAACCGGAGGAGGTGGCCTCGCTGATCCATTTCCTCTGCACCCAGGGGGCGTCCTACGTGAATGGCGCGGAAATCCACGTCAACGGCGGTCAGCACGTCTGAGCTGGCAAATCACCGCGCAAATGCCCATCATCCCGCCGCGAACCCGGACGAGCCGCCCATGAACTATCCCATCGAAGGCATCACCCACTCCCTGCTGGGCAGTAGCGTCTATGCGCTGCTCCGCGAAGCGCTGATCACCGGGCGCTTCCAGCCCGACGACCGCCTGCGCATCCGCGACCTGGCGCAGCAGCTGGGCACCAGCGTGACGCCGGTGCGCGATGCCATCCTGCAGCTGGCCAAGGAGCAGGCGCTGGTGCTCAAGACCCCGCGCGACATCCGCGTGCCGGTGCTCAGCCAGGCGCAGTACCTGGAGATCCGCAGCATCCGCGTCGCCCTCGAAGGGCTGGCGGCGGAAACCGCGGCGGCTCGCGCCGATGCCGAGCAACTGGCGATGCTGGAGGCGAACATCCGCGACAACCTCGCGGCCATCCACGCCGACGACCAGATCGCGGCGTTGAAGCTCAACCAGGCCTTCCACTTCGCCCTCGCCGACATCGCCGGGATGCCGCTGCTGAGGAGCTTCCTCGACAGCCTGTGGATGCGCACCGGCCCGCTGATCGCCCGCGCCTACGGCAGCTTCAACGAGCGCATGGCGGTGGAGCACCACTGGGAAGTGCTGCACGCCCTGCAAGAAGGCGACGGCGCCGCGGCGCGCGCGGCCATCTGCGCCGACCTCACCGACGGCAGCCAGAAGATGCTGGAGTTCATCGCCCAGGTGGAGGAGACGCTGGCCGCCGACTGACGGTCTCTTCGTAGGCGCGGACTCATCCGCGAATTGTCGTAGCGATATTTCCCTGTAGGAGCGCGCCATGCGCGCGAATCGCGGCCATGGGCCGCTCCTACAGCGAGCCAGGAGGCACCCGCCGAAGCCGGTCATGCGAAGCCCATAAAAAACGGCCCCGAAGGGCCGTTTTTCTTGCCTGCGAAAAGGCTCAACCGCCCAGGTAAGCGTCGCGTACCTTGGGGTTGACCAGCAGGTTGGCGCCGGTGTCCTGCATCACGATGCGACCGTTCTCCAGCACGTAGCCGCGGTCGGCGAGCTTCAGCGCCTGGTTGGCGTTCTGCTCGACGAGGAAGACGGTCACGCCTTCGCTGCGCAGCTGTTCGATGATGTCGAAGATCTGCTGGATGATGATCGGCGCCAGGCCCAGGGACGGCTCGTCGAGCAGCAGTAGCTTTGGCTTGCTCATCAGCGCACGGCCGATGGCGAGCATCTGCTGTTCGCCGCCGGACATGGTGCCGCCGCGCTGGTTGAAGCGCTCCTTCAGGCGCGGGAACAGCCCGAGGACGCGCTCCATCTGCTCGTCGTACTCGCCCTTGCTGGTGAAGAAGCCACCCATGGCGAGGTTTTCCTCGACGGTCAGGCGGGCGAACACGCGACGGCCTTCCGGCACCACCGCGATGCTCTTGCGCATGATGTGCGAGGACTCCTGGCCGACCAGTTCCTCACCGAGGTACTTGATGCTGCCGGAGGCCGCGCGCGGCGAGCCGCAGAGGGTCATCAGCAGGGTCGACTTGCCGGCGCCGTTGGCGCCGATCAGGGTGACGATCTCGCCCTGCTGCACTTCCATGCTGACTTCGTGCAGCGCCTGGATCTTGCCGTAGAAGGTGGAGACCTTGTCGAACTTCAGCATGGCTCAGGCCTCCCCCAGATAGGCTTTGATCACGTCCGGGTTGTCGCGGATCTGCTCCGGGGTACCGTCGGCCAGGGGAGTGCCCTGGTTGATCACGTAGATGTGGTCGGAAATGCTCATCACCAGCTTCATGTCGTGCTCGATCAGCAGCACGGTGACGTTGTGCTCGGCACGCAGCATGGCGATCAGTGCCTTGAGGTCATCTGTCTCGCGCGGGTTGAGACCGGCCGCCGGCTCGTCGAGCATGAGCAGTTGCGGGCGGGTCATCATGCAGCGGGCGATTTCCAGGCGGCGTTGCTGACCGTAGGCCAGGGTACCGGCCGGGCGGTTGGCGACTTCCTTCAGATTGACCACTTCCAGCCAGTGCGCCGCGTAATCCAGCGCCTCGGCTTCACTGCGGCGGAAGCTCGGTGTACGCAGCAGGCCGGCGAAGAAGTTGGTGTTGAGGTGGCGGTGCTGAGCGATCAGCAGGTTCTCCACCGCGGTCATGTCCTTGAACAGACGGACGTTCTGGAAGGTCCGCACCACGCCGCGGTGGGCGATCTTGTGGCCGGGCAGGCCGTGCACCGCTTCGCCGCGCAGGAGGATCTGGCCGCCGGTGGGCTGGTAGAAGCCGGTCAGGCAGTTGAACACCGTGGTCTTGCCGGCGCCGTTCGGGCCGATCATCGAGACCACCTGCTTTTCTTCAACGTTGAGGCTCACCCCGTTGACGGCCAGCAGGCCGCCGAAGCGCATGGTCAAGCCGCTTACTTCGAGAATCGGTCGGCTCATTTGCGCAACTCCAGATGCGGACGCTGCATGGGCAGCAGGCCCTGCGGACGCCAGATCATCATCAGCACCATGACGGCGCCGAACATCAACATGCGGTACTCGCTGAAGCTGCGCATCAGCTCGGGCAGCAGGATCATCACCACGGCGGCGAGAATGATCCCCAGCTGCGAGCCCATGCCGCCCAGCACCACGATGGCGAGGATGGTTGCCGACTCGATGAAGGTGAATGACTCAGGCGTGATCAGCCCCTGGCGCGCGGCGAAGAAGCTGCCGGCCAGGCCCGCGAAGCAGGCGCCGAGGGTGAACGCGGAGAGCTTGATGATGGTCGGGTTCAGACCCAGCGCACGGCAGGCGATCTCGTCTTCGCGCAGGGCTTCCCAGGCGCGGCCCAGCGGCATGCGCAGCAGGCGGTTGATGACGAACAGCACCAGCAGTACCAGCAGCACGGCGACCAGGTAGAGCACCACGACCTTGTAGTTCGAGTTGTAGGCGATGCCGAAGAACTCGTGGAAGGTCTGCATGCCCTCGGGCGCGCGACGCTCGAAGCTCAGGCCGAACAGGGTCGGCTTGTCGATGTTGCTGATGCCGTTGGGGCCGCCGGTCAGGCCGGTGAGGTTGCGCAGCAGGATGCGGATGATCTCGCCGAAGCCCAGGGTCACGATCGCCAGGTAGTCACCGCGCAGGCGCAGCACCGGGAAGCCGAGCAGGAAGCCGAACAGCGCGGCCATGCCGCCGGCGATCGGCAGGCAGGTCCAGAAGCCCAGGCCGTAGTAGTGCGACAGCAGCGCGTAGCTGTAGGCGCCCACGGCGTAGAAGCCGACGTAGCCGAGGTCGAGCAGGCCGGCCAGGCCCACCACGATGTTCAGGCCGAGGCCGAGGAGCACGTAGATCAGCACCAGGGTGGCGATGTCGACGGCGCCGCGCGAGCCCCAGAAGGGCCAGACCAGGGCGACGGCGATCATGGCGATGATCACCTTGCGCTGCACCGACGGCTTGGTCAGCGCGCGGAACAGCGGGCTGTTCTCGCCGGGCAGCACGTTGAGGCCGCCGAAACTGAAGCGGTGGCGCACCAGTTGCCAGACGAACATGCCCACGGCGCACGCGGCGATGGTCCACAGGGTGACCGGGCTGACGCCCTCCAGCTGCAGGCCGATGCCGATCACGCTGAGCTTGATGCCGAGGACGGGGTAGGCCACTGCCAGCACCAGCAGGGCGCTGAAGAAGGCGGTCTTGAGTCGCTTGTTCATACCTTCTCCACCTCCGGACGGCCGAGGATACCGGTCGGACGGAACAGCAGGACCAGGACCAGCAGGCTGAAGGCCACCACGTCCTTGTACTGGTCACCGAAGACATCGGCGCCGAAGGCTTCGGTCACGCCGAGCACCAGGCCGCCGAGCATGGCGCCGGGGATGCTGCCGATGCCGCCGAGTACGGCTGCGGTGAAGGCCTTGATACCGGCCAGGAAGCCGATCTGCGGGTTGATCACGCCGTATTGCATGCCCAGCAGCACCGAGGCGACGGCGGCCAGGGTGGCGCCGATGACGAAGGTCAGGGCGATGATGTTGTTGGTGTTGATGCCCAGCAGGTTGGCCATCTTGATGTCCTCGGCGCAGGCGCGGCAGGCGCGACCCAGGCGGGAACGGGAGATGAACATGCTGAGGCCGTACATGGTCAGCAGGGTGACGATGAAGATCAGCACCTGCATGTAGGAGACGGTCACGCCGTAGTCGCCGCCGAAGACGAAGTTGCCCGGAAGCAGGTTGGGAATGGCCTTGTCCTTGGAGTCTTGCGCGAGCAGGACTTCGTTCTGCAGGAAGATCGACATGCCGATGGCCGAGATCAGCGGGATCAACCGGTTGCTCCCGCGCAGCGGGCGGTAGGCGATCCGTTCGATGCTGTAGCCGTAGGCACTGGTGACGATGATGCTGGCAGCGAATGTGCAGACGATCACGATCGGCAGGCTGACGATGCCCATCATGGCCAGTCCGGTGATCACGATGAAGGCTACGTACGAGCCAATCATGTAAACCTCGCCATGGGCGAAGTTGATCATGCCGATGATGCCGTAGACCATGGTGTAGCCGATGGCGATCAGGGCATAGGTGCTGCCAACGGTGAGACCGTTAACCAGCTGTTGCAGGTAGTGATAGAGATCAGGCATTACCTAACTCCTCGGGCGTCGCGTGAAGCGGCGCTTGTGGCGCGACGGACCCCCGGAATACTCGGAATAAACAAAGCCCACTGCAGATGCAGTGGGCTCTGAGCGAAAGGCAGCGGACCTTATTTGACTTCGGTCTTGGTGCCGTCCTTGTGCCATTGGTAGACCACGAAGTTGAAGTCCTTCAGGTCGCCCTTCTGGTCGAAGGCCAGGGTGCCGGTCGGGGTGTCGAAGCTGTTGCTGCGCAGAGCGGCGGCGACTTTGTCGGTGTCGGCGCTGCCGGCTTTCTTGATGCTGTCGGCGATGACCTGCACGGCGGCATAGGCCGGGAACACGAACGGGCCGCTCGGGTCCTGGTTCTTGGCCTTGAAGGCAGCAACCAGAGCCTGGTTCTTCGGATCCTGGTCGAAGGACTTCGGCAGGGTCACGTACATGCCTTCGGAAGCCGGGCCGGCGATGGCCGAGATTTCCTTGTTGCCGACGCCTTCCGGACCCATGAAGCCGACCTTCAGGCCTTTCTCGGAGGTCTGACGCAGCAGCAGGCCCAGTTCCGGGTGGTAGCCGCCGTAGTAGACGAAATCGACGTTGTTCTGCTTCAGCTTGGCGATCAGCGAGGAGAAGTCCTTGTCGCCGGCGTTGATGCCTTCGAACAGGGCGACTTTCACGCCAGAGGCTTCCAGGGTCTTCTTGACCGCGGTAGCGATGCCTTCGCCGTACTGCTGCTTGTCGTGGATGACGGCAACGACTTTCGGCTTGACGTGCTCGGCGATGAACTTGCCAGCGGTCGGGCCCTGCATGTTGTCCAGGCCGATGGTGCGGAACACCAGCTTGTAGCCGCGGTTGGTGATGTCCGGGCTGGTGGAGGCCGGGGAAATCATCAGGACGCCTTCGTCCTCGTAGATGTCCGAAGCCGGCTGAGTGGAGCTGGAGCACAGGTGGCCAACGACGAACTTGATGCCGTCGTTGACGATCTTGTTGGCGACTGCCACGGCCTGCTTGGGATCGCACGCGTCGTCATAGACCACGCCTTCGAGTTGCTTGCCGTCTACGCCGCCTGCCTTGTTGATCTGCTCGATGGCCATCTTGGCGCCGACGAATTCCATCTCCCCGTACTGGGCGACCGCGCCGGTCACAGGGCCGGCCAGGGCGATCTTGATGGTGTCGGCAGCCATGGAGTAGCTGGCGACGCCGGCGAGGGCCATGGCGGTCAACAGTTTGGAAAGACGCTGAGTACCCTTTTTCATAATGCTCCACTCGTTCTTGTGTTTTCGTTTTTGTGGTCCGTGGCCGTGGTCACCCGGGCTTTGCACCCGGGAGAAGTCCGACGGCAACTGTACCGGTACAGTGTAGAGTGCCGCTTCGCCGCTTGAAAAGCGGGGGGCGGCGGGGCCCTTCGGCTCATGTCGCATGAATGAAACAAACGTATAGAAAAACGGCGCTGTCGCCGAACCCCTCCTTTGGTCCTCTTCCACCCCGAGTGACTCCCGGGAAACTTGCCTGGCGCCGGTCGGGCGGTATCATGACGCCGCTTCATTTCCCGGTGAGACCCATGACAGATCAAACTAGCACCCTCTATGCCAAGTTGCTCGGCGAAACCGCGCAGATTTCCTGGCAGGAGCTGCAACCCTATTTCGCCCGCGGCGCCCTGCTGCAGGTGAGTGCCGCACTCGATCTGGTAGAGGCCGCGCAGGCCCTGGCCGAGGACGACCGCACGAAGGTCGCGGCCTGGCTCGGCAGTGGCGACCTGGCCAAGGTCGACGAGGCGCGCGCCGAGGATTTCCTCGCCCGCGACCCGCAATTATGGGCGGTGGTAGTGGCGCCCTGGGTGCTGATCCAGGAGCGCGGGGCAAGAACTTCTTCGAATTGAGCCCGGACGCCGCGTGGAGGAGTAAAGGCGAGCTAGACTTGGCGGATCACAGCAAGGAGGTACGTCATGTTTGAGCCTGGTCACCTGCATCTCCACGCCCTGCCTGGCCTCGACCAACAGGCGGTGGATATCCATCTGCACTACGAAGTTCGCCACGACGTCGAGAAGGGGGCCTTCGTCCACTTCACCATGGACGGCAGCATCGACGGCAACCCGTTCAAGGAAGAGTTCGACATGCCCAAGGACCAGGCCTTCAACTTCGCCAGCGATGCCACCCGCATCGCCCAGAAGCATGGCCTGCATCCGCGTTTCGGGCCGGTGGTGCGCATCCACAAGGAATACGACGCGATGTTCGAGGACATCCGCGCCAAGCTGGGCACCCACCCGGGCGACCCGGTCGACCTGGATCAGGTGCTTCGCGGCAGCGACTGATCGCGCATTCCCTCGCAAAAAGCCCGGCTCGTGCCGGGCTTTTTCATTGGGCTCAGGCGCTGACCCAGCGTTGCCGCGCCCAGGCGCTCAGGGCGTCGACCCCGAGGACCAGCACCAGCATGGCGAGGATCACGGTCGCGGCCTGGGCCTGCTGGAACAGGCTGAGGCTGAAATAGAGCATCTGCCCCAGCCCGCCGGCGCCGACGAAGCCGAGCACGCTGGCCATGCGGATGTTGTTCTCCCAGCGATAGAGGATGTAGGCCACCAATTGCGGCCACACTCCGGGCAGGGTGCCGTAGGCGAAGGCTGCGACCCGTCCGCTGCCCGCCAGGCGTAGTGCCTCCGCGGGTTCGGCCGGGGTGTTTTCCAGCGCTTCGGCGAACAATCGGCCGAGCACGCCGCCGGTGTGCAGGGCCAGCGCCAGGGTGCCGGCGTTCGGTCCGAGGCCGGCAGCCAGCACCATCAGTGCGCCCCAGACCAACTCCGGCACCGCGCGCAAGGCGTTGAGCAGGAAGCGCGCCAGCGTCTGGGCCGCAGCGCCGAAGCGGCCGGCCGCGGGCAGCGCGAAGAGCATTCCGAGCAGCGCCGCCAGCAGGGTGCCCAGGGCCGACATGGCCAGGGTTTCCAGTGCTCCTTTGGCCACTGCGCTCAGCTGTACGGAGGTCAGGTCCGGCGGGAAGAACTCGCGGGCATAGCCGAGCATCTGCCCCAGGCCTTCGCTGCTGAGCAGGCTGCCGCTGTCGATCTGCAGGTAGATGAAGGAAGCGGCCACCGCGACCAGGATCGCCAGCGTCCAGCCAAGGGCATGCAATAGCCCGCGTCGCGCGCGATTCATTCGAGCCTCCGGCGCAGGAAGCGGCTGAGGCGGTCGGCGCCCAGTACCAGCACCAGGAACGTCAGCAGCAGGCTGGCCACTTCGCCACCGGCGAACATGCGCAGCGAAAGGTCGACCTGCTGGCCGAGCCCGCCGGCGCCGACGAAGCCCATCACCACCGAGGCGCGAATCGCGCATTCCCAGCGGTAGACGGTGTAGGAAATCATCTCGGCGGCGGCCTGCGGCAGCACGCCGTAGGCGAAGGCGCCCAGGCGTGAACCGCCGCCCAGGAGCAGGGCGCGGGTCGGGCGCGGGTCCACCGACTCGAAGATCTCCGCGTAGACCTTGCCGAGCATGCCGCCGTAGGTGATGGCGATGGCCATGACCCCGGCGGTGGCGCCCA is a genomic window of Pseudomonas knackmussii B13 containing:
- a CDS encoding branched-chain amino acid ABC transporter substrate-binding protein yields the protein MKKGTQRLSKLLTAMALAGVASYSMAADTIKIALAGPVTGAVAQYGEMEFVGAKMAIEQINKAGGVDGKQLEGVVYDDACDPKQAVAVANKIVNDGIKFVVGHLCSSSTQPASDIYEDEGVLMISPASTSPDITNRGYKLVFRTIGLDNMQGPTAGKFIAEHVKPKVVAVIHDKQQYGEGIATAVKKTLEASGVKVALFEGINAGDKDFSSLIAKLKQNNVDFVYYGGYHPELGLLLRQTSEKGLKVGFMGPEGVGNKEISAIAGPASEGMYVTLPKSFDQDPKNQALVAAFKAKNQDPSGPFVFPAYAAVQVIADSIKKAGSADTDKVAAALRSNSFDTPTGTLAFDQKGDLKDFNFVVYQWHKDGTKTEVK
- a CDS encoding GntR family transcriptional regulator encodes the protein MNYPIEGITHSLLGSSVYALLREALITGRFQPDDRLRIRDLAQQLGTSVTPVRDAILQLAKEQALVLKTPRDIRVPVLSQAQYLEIRSIRVALEGLAAETAAARADAEQLAMLEANIRDNLAAIHADDQIAALKLNQAFHFALADIAGMPLLRSFLDSLWMRTGPLIARAYGSFNERMAVEHHWEVLHALQEGDGAAARAAICADLTDGSQKMLEFIAQVEETLAAD
- a CDS encoding high-affinity branched-chain amino acid ABC transporter permease LivM, with amino-acid sequence MNKRLKTAFFSALLVLAVAYPVLGIKLSVIGIGLQLEGVSPVTLWTIAACAVGMFVWQLVRHRFSFGGLNVLPGENSPLFRALTKPSVQRKVIIAMIAVALVWPFWGSRGAVDIATLVLIYVLLGLGLNIVVGLAGLLDLGYVGFYAVGAYSYALLSHYYGLGFWTCLPIAGGMAALFGFLLGFPVLRLRGDYLAIVTLGFGEIIRILLRNLTGLTGGPNGISNIDKPTLFGLSFERRAPEGMQTFHEFFGIAYNSNYKVVVLYLVAVLLVLLVLFVINRLLRMPLGRAWEALREDEIACRALGLNPTIIKLSAFTLGACFAGLAGSFFAARQGLITPESFTFIESATILAIVVLGGMGSQLGIILAAVVMILLPELMRSFSEYRMLMFGAVMVLMMIWRPQGLLPMQRPHLELRK
- the livH gene encoding high-affinity branched-chain amino acid ABC transporter permease LivH, with the translated sequence MPDLYHYLQQLVNGLTVGSTYALIAIGYTMVYGIIGMINFAHGEVYMIGSYVAFIVITGLAMMGIVSLPIVIVCTFAASIIVTSAYGYSIERIAYRPLRGSNRLIPLISAIGMSIFLQNEVLLAQDSKDKAIPNLLPGNFVFGGDYGVTVSYMQVLIFIVTLLTMYGLSMFISRSRLGRACRACAEDIKMANLLGINTNNIIALTFVIGATLAAVASVLLGMQYGVINPQIGFLAGIKAFTAAVLGGIGSIPGAMLGGLVLGVTEAFGADVFGDQYKDVVAFSLLVLVLLFRPTGILGRPEVEKV
- the phnE gene encoding phosphonate ABC transporter, permease protein PhnE, translating into MNRARRGLLHALGWTLAILVAVAASFIYLQIDSGSLLSSEGLGQMLGYAREFFPPDLTSVQLSAVAKGALETLAMSALGTLLAALLGMLFALPAAGRFGAAAQTLARFLLNALRAVPELVWGALMVLAAGLGPNAGTLALALHTGGVLGRLFAEALENTPAEPAEALRLAGSGRVAAFAYGTLPGVWPQLVAYILYRWENNIRMASVLGFVGAGGLGQMLYFSLSLFQQAQAATVILAMLVLVLGVDALSAWARQRWVSA
- a CDS encoding ATP-binding cassette domain-containing protein, whose protein sequence is MLKFDKVSTFYGKIQALHEVSMEVQQGEIVTLIGANGAGKSTLLMTLCGSPRAASGSIKYLGEELVGQESSHIMRKSIAVVPEGRRVFARLTVEENLAMGGFFTSKGEYDEQMERVLGLFPRLKERFNQRGGTMSGGEQQMLAIGRALMSKPKLLLLDEPSLGLAPIIIQQIFDIIEQLRSEGVTVFLVEQNANQALKLADRGYVLENGRIVMQDTGANLLVNPKVRDAYLGG
- a CDS encoding DUF5064 family protein produces the protein MFEPGHLHLHALPGLDQQAVDIHLHYEVRHDVEKGAFVHFTMDGSIDGNPFKEEFDMPKDQAFNFASDATRIAQKHGLHPRFGPVVRIHKEYDAMFEDIRAKLGTHPGDPVDLDQVLRGSD
- a CDS encoding DUF2288 domain-containing protein is translated as MTDQTSTLYAKLLGETAQISWQELQPYFARGALLQVSAALDLVEAAQALAEDDRTKVAAWLGSGDLAKVDEARAEDFLARDPQLWAVVVAPWVLIQERGARTSSN
- the livG gene encoding high-affinity branched-chain amino acid ABC transporter ATP-binding protein LivG, with the protein product MSRPILEVSGLTMRFGGLLAVNGVSLNVEEKQVVSMIGPNGAGKTTVFNCLTGFYQPTGGQILLRGEAVHGLPGHKIAHRGVVRTFQNVRLFKDMTAVENLLIAQHRHLNTNFFAGLLRTPSFRRSEAEALDYAAHWLEVVNLKEVANRPAGTLAYGQQRRLEIARCMMTRPQLLMLDEPAAGLNPRETDDLKALIAMLRAEHNVTVLLIEHDMKLVMSISDHIYVINQGTPLADGTPEQIRDNPDVIKAYLGEA